The nucleotide window TAAGTTACCGAGTCGTTCTCACGTACTGATTCATTAAGACCAGTAACATGCACGAATACATCATTACCACCACCGTTTGGAGTGATAAATCCGAAGCCTTTTGCTTCGTTGAAAAATTTAATTGTTCCTTCGTTCATAAAAATATTATATTAATAAGTGACAAAGATACAGTTAATTTTTGTAAAATTTTCATTTATTTATACTAAATATTAAATTATTTTTAATTAAAGATGCAAAGAAATTATTTTTTTTTAATTTTTACAGCTTTTTTGTTAAGCTACGTTTGGTTGGTTGCCTATAACGTTTTGCGGCTTGGCGAATGTGGGGATTTACACGCACAAATGTTCAGTTTAGCAAAAATGTACAATAGAAATACTAATGTTCAATTTAACCCAAATGCCCCACTTTCG belongs to Flavobacterium aquiphilum and includes:
- a CDS encoding cold-shock protein, producing the protein MNEGTIKFFNEAKGFGFITPNGGGNDVFVHVTGLNESVRENDSVTYTVENGQKGPTATNVNVI